The Arctopsyche grandis isolate Sample6627 chromosome 10, ASM5162203v2, whole genome shotgun sequence genome window below encodes:
- the Bap60 gene encoding brahma-associated protein 60 has product MAQRFPVPGVGVAGGVGVGVGVGVGVGVGAPPPGPGGPPPPPQRYPSQRQYPTAGFPPQRSGFTPPPMGGSPGGPPGAGVGVGGAGGGGGLMQRPGGQQPYQGPPMRGGPVSLSPQPGKRPNDNRGPMPQPQKPDFQHIPPKKKKKLADKILPQKVRDLVPESQAYMDLLAFERKLDATIMRKRLDIQEALKRPMKQKRKLRIFISNTFYPGKENSADGVSEGSVASWELRVEGRLLEDSKSDPNKVKRKFSSFFKSLVIELDKELYGPDNHLVEWHRTLTTQETDGFQVKRPGDKNVRCTILLLLDYQPLQFKLDQRLARLLGVHTQTRPVIISALWQYIKTHKLQDAHEREYIVCDKYLEQIFGCQRMKFAEIPQRLNPLLHPPDPIVINHVISVEGGAEAKQTACYDIDVEVDDTLKAQMNNFLMSTASQQEIQGLDTKIHETVDTINQLKINREFFLSFAKDPQQFIQKWIVSQTRDLKTMTDVVGNPEEERRAAFYQQPWAPEGVARYFHAKLQQRRSELDSALTNRNP; this is encoded by the exons ATGGCCCAAAGATTCCCCGTGCCGGGGGTAGGAGTGGCGGGCGGAGTGggagtgggggtgggggtgggcgTAGGCGTGGGAGTGGGCGCTCCGCCCCCCGGCCCCGGAGGCCCCCCGCCGCCGCCGCAGCGCTACCCCTCCCAGCGCCAGTACCCCACTGCCGGCTTCCCA CCGCAGCGCAGCGGGTTCACTCCACCGCCCATGGGAGGATCGCCCGGAGGCCCCCCGGGCGCCGGGGTGGGGGTCGGGGGCGCGGGCGGGGGCGGAGGCCTGATGCAGAGGCCGGGCGGGCAGCAGCCGTACCAGGGGCCCCCCATGCGAGGCGGGCCCGTCTCCCTCTCCCCGCAACCTGGTAAAAGACCCAATGACAATCGCGGCCCCATGCCGCAACCGCAGAAACC CGACTTCCAACACATTCCGcctaaaaagaaaaagaaactgGCCGACAAGATTCTGCCGCAGAAAGTGAGAGATTTAGTGCCGGAATCTCAAGCGTACATGGACCTCTTGGCCTTTGAGCGGAAGCTGGACGCTACGATCATGCGTAAAAGACTCGACATACAAGAAGCCCTCAAAAGACCGATGAAGCAGAAGAGAAAGCTCCGGATATTCATATCGAATACGTTCTATCCTGGAAAAGAAAACTCGGCTgacg GTGTCAGCGAAGGTTCGGTAGCCTCCTGGGAATTGAGAGTGGAAGGTCGACTATTGGAAGACTCCAAAAGCGATCCAAACAAG GTGAAGCGAAAGTTTTCATCTTTCTTCAAATCGCTCGTCATCGAACTAGACAAGGAGCTGTACGGTCCGGACAATCATCTGGTCGAGTGGCACCGGACCCTGACGACCCAAGAAACGGACGGCTTTCAA GTCAAACGACCCGGCGACAAAAACGTTCGCTGTACGATTCTGCTGCTTCTAGACTATCAACCCTTACAATTCAAGCTCGATCAGAGGCTCGCTCGCCTGCTCGGAGTCCACACTCAGACCAGACCAGTCATCATCTCGGCACTGTGGCAGTATATCAAGACTCACAA GTTGCAAGATGCTCACGAGCGAGAGTATATAGTGTGCGACAAGTACCTGGAGCAAATATTCGGTTGTCAACGTATGAAATTCGCCGAAATACCTCAAAGGCTCAATCCATTGTTGCATCCGCCAGATCCAATTGTCATCAACCATGTCATATCAGTGGAAGGTGGAGCTGAAGCTAAACAGACTGCTTGCTACGATATCGACGTTGAG GTCGACGATACGTTGAAAGCTCAGATGAACAACTTTTTGATGAGTACGGCGAGTCAGCAAGAAATCCAAGGCCTCGATACTAAAATTCACGAAACT gtcGATACAATCAATCAGTTGAAAATCAACCGAGAATTTTTCTTGAGCTTTGCCAAGGATCCGCAGCAGTTCATTCAGAAATGGATAGTGAGCCAGACTAGAGATCTGAAG aCCATGACCGACGTGGTCGGCAATCCTGAAGAAGAGCGTCGCGCTGCTTTCTACCAACAGCCGTGGGCTCCGGAAGGCGTGGCTCGGTACTTCCACGCCAAGCTTCAGCAGAGACGTTCAGAACTGGACTCGGCGTTGACGAACAGAAATCCTTGA
- the LOC143918023 gene encoding uncharacterized protein LOC143918023 yields MGGAISAGRDNNDLVEKLVRARYLRSSHVHRVFRAVDRGDYFVPAEKKRAYDDLAWKYGLLHLSSPCIYCDVMEGLKLKPGLSFLNVGSGTGYLSTMAGLILGTGGVNHGIELHDEIVQYAYDRLNEFILNSPAVDEFDFCEPKFTVGNCLSLSPPEQQYDRVYCGAACPVEYENYMKNLIKVGGILVMPLEDSLLWIRRISSTQWATKKLHCVSFSTLVSPAVNQSEPVVLPDIVPATLQVMCRATIRRVLRDAIAEEEPILLESLMKSEIAKPKKKHSFNHVKTFCLSVDDEDSDSEDFNRLHNLESESGSREMNALLRLVLSMGNRRRNMSFIETETNSGSGSGSGSGSGSGDDTNDSSSSDDPDSSVSSSDSVPTFDKDEEETVDREAKNNAANKNSSMEQESSSNNKDSLEEIDSAMNPSSSKLSDQLRYFNSIPTNRTSSDDSDSKRNKFDSGIVDDMAQIPAGYCSSSSYKSMSDQMDTNSSDDNSLDQARPTDSDDTSEPTDTWRQRKRHLQEKFIDSISERGDSSDSDSEERVVTQSKIKRKSPLPPHPYNTNRKTLSNLLQRKIQLLPLPRPLKLFVNMNRNFPM; encoded by the exons ATGGGTGGCGCAATAAGCGCGGGACGGGACAACAATGATCTGGTGGAGAAATTGGTGCGCGCTCGATACCTGCGCTCTTCGCATGTGCACCGGGTGTTCCGGGCCGTCGACAGAGGCGACTACTTCGTGCCGGCCGAGAAGAAGAGAGCCTACGATGACCTGGCGTGGAAGTACGGCCTGTTGCACCTCTCCTCGCCGTGCATCTATTG CGATGTGATGGAGGGTTTGAAGCTGAAGCCAGGTCTCAGTTTCTTGAACGTCGGCTCGGGAACAGGGTATTTGAGCACGATGGCCGGGTTGATACTGGGCACCGGCGGTGTGAATCACGGCATCGAGCTGCACGATGAGATCGTGCAGTACGCTTACGACAGGTTGAATGAGTTTATTTTGAATTCTCCGGCCGTAGACGAGTTTGACTTCTGCGAGCCCAAGTTCACAGTCG GGAACTGTTTGAGTCTGTCTCCTCCGGAACAACAGTACGATCGGGTGTATTGTGGCGCTGCTTGTCCTGTGGAATACGAAAATTacatgaaaaatttaataaag GTCGGTGGAATTCTCGTGATGCCGTTAGAGGATAGTCTTCTTTGGATCAGGCGAATATCGAGCACTCAGTGGGCCACTAAGAAGTTACACTGCGTGTCTTTCTCAACGTTGGTCTCGCCGGCTGTAAATCAAAGCGAACCAGTCGTGCTGC CCGACATTGTACCGGCAACGCTTCAGGTCATGTGCCGGGCTACGATACGTCGTGTGCTCCGCGACGCTATAGCCGAGGAGGAACCGATACTGCTCGAGTCCCTCATGAAGTCCGAAATCGCCAAGCCGAAGAAGAAGCATTCGTTCAATCACGTCAAAACGTTCTGTCTTTCGGTCGACGACGAAGATAGCGATTCCG AAGATTTCAACAGGCTTCACAACCTGGAATCGGAGTCGGGTTCTCGTGAGATGAACGCTCTGCTGCGTCTGGTTTTGAGCATGGGCAACCGTCGTAGAAATATGAGTTTCATCGAAACCGAAACCAACTCTGGCTCCGGCTCTGGCTCCGGCTCCGGTTCCGGCTCCGGCGACGACACGAACGACAGCAGCTCGTCGGACGATCCAGACTCGTCGGTGAGCAGCAGCGACTCTGTTCCAACCTTTGACAAAGACGAGGAGGAGACCGTCGATAGGGAGGCTAAAAATAACGCCGCAAATAAGAACAGCAGCATGGAGCAGGAGTCGAGCAGTAACAATAAAGATTCGTTGGAAGAGATCGACTCGGCCATGAATCCGAGCTCGTCCAAGCTGAGCGACCAGTTGAGATACTTCAACTCCATTCCGACCAATCGCACGTCGTCCGACGACTCGGACAGCAAGAGGAACAAGTTCGATAGCGGAATAGTGGACGACATGGCTCAGATTCCGGCCGGATATTGCAGCTCGTCGTCGTATAAGAGTATGAGCGATCAGATGGACACCAATTCCAGCGACGACAACTCCTTAGATCAAGCGAGGCCAACGGATTCGGACG ATACTAGCGAACCCACTGATACGTGGCGTCAAAGAAAGCGACATCTCCAGGAAAAGTTCATCGATTCGATAAGTGAAAGGGGTGATTCGAGTGACAGTGACAGTGAGGAGAGGGTTGTGACGCAGTCGAAGATAAAGCGGAAGTCGCCGCTGCCTCCGCACCCTTACAACACCAATAGAAAGACACTATCCAATTTGTTACAGCGGAAGATTCAGTTGTTGCCGTTGCCCCGTCCGCTTAAGTTATTCGTCAATATGAATAGGAACTTTCCCATGTAA